A stretch of DNA from Desulfonatronovibrio hydrogenovorans DSM 9292:
GGGGATGAAGTCCTTGACTTCACAACCAGACCCACTCCCAGGCCGGGCCAGGTCATTGAGAGCAACTCCCAGGTCCTGGCCTCCATGGCCGGAGACTGGGGCTGCGACATTTCCAGGACCCCGCCTGTTCCGGATGACCCGGAAAAACTGAGTTCTGCCCTGGAAAAGGCTTTGGAGTCCTCAGCCCAAATCATTGTCATCGGAGCCGGGTCATCAGCCGGAAGCAGAGACTTCACCAAAAAAATCATGGAACAGGCCGGACAGGTCCTGGTTCACGGGATAAAGGCCATGCCTGGCAAACCGACCATGATCGGCATGGCCCGGGGCAAGATCGTCATAGGTGCTCCAGGTTATCCGGTCAGCTCAGTGGTCTGTTACGAGCAGATCCTTAAACCCCTGGTCTGCCTCCTTTCAGGCCGAAGTCAGAAGGAACCTGAAACTGTTGAAGCCAGACTGACCAGAAAGGTTCCCTCCAGGCTGGGCATGGAGGAATTCCTGAGGCTTTCAGTGGGCCGGGTCAAAGACGGTTACGTGGCAACTCCCCTGGCCAGGGGAGCTGGTATGATCACCACCCTGACCAGAGCCCAGGGCTTCACCAGAATTGACCAGGACCTGGAAGGGCTGGCCCGGGACAAGGTGATCAGGGTGGAACTCCTGAGACCTAAAAAGGAATTGGATCAGGTCCTGGTGGCTGTGGGCAGCCACGACAACCTGCTGGACCTTCTGGCCAACGAGCTCATGGGCCGGGAAGAGCCCATCCACCTGGCCTCCACCCACCTGGGCAGCATGGGCGGAATCACTGCCATCAAAGATCAGGCCGCCCACATGGCCGGGATTCACCTTTTTGACCCGGAAACCAGCGACTACAACTTTCCTTTTCTTAATAAATACGGGCCTGAACTGAATTTCAGGCTCATAAATCTGGCCATCCGCCACCAGGGTCTGATGGTCGCCCCGGGCAACCCCAAAAACATCCATAGCATTCAGGATCTGACCAGGGATGACGTGACCTTCATCAACCGTCAGAAAGGGGCTGGAACCCGGATCCTCCTGGACCACCACCTGAAAAAAGACCAGGTACGGGCCATGGACATCAAAGGCTATGACCAGGAGGAATTCACCCATATGGCTGTGGCTGTAAACGTCCTCAGCAAAACCGCAGACTGCGGACTGGGAATAATGGCTGCTGCCAAGGCCCTGGGACTGGACTTCGTACCCCTGGCCAGGGAACGC
This window harbors:
- a CDS encoding molybdopterin biosynthesis protein, whose protein sequence is MEFKRNIYLQTMTIEEALDKVKLAIVREEKIQAESIPTHEAVQRVTAAPVWARYSSPTFHSAAMDGVAVKAESTFKAREGSPVRLLKDRDFIEVNTGNPLPLDMDSVIMVEKIVQQDQESILIESPVFPWQNVRRVGEDIVATELLLPQNHQLSAYDIGALLSAGIWEISVRPKVHIHVIPTGDEVLDFTTRPTPRPGQVIESNSQVLASMAGDWGCDISRTPPVPDDPEKLSSALEKALESSAQIIVIGAGSSAGSRDFTKKIMEQAGQVLVHGIKAMPGKPTMIGMARGKIVIGAPGYPVSSVVCYEQILKPLVCLLSGRSQKEPETVEARLTRKVPSRLGMEEFLRLSVGRVKDGYVATPLARGAGMITTLTRAQGFTRIDQDLEGLARDKVIRVELLRPKKELDQVLVAVGSHDNLLDLLANELMGREEPIHLASTHLGSMGGITAIKDQAAHMAGIHLFDPETSDYNFPFLNKYGPELNFRLINLAIRHQGLMVAPGNPKNIHSIQDLTRDDVTFINRQKGAGTRILLDHHLKKDQVRAMDIKGYDQEEFTHMAVAVNVLSKTADCGLGIMAAAKALGLDFVPLARERYDLLIPDYSFSDPKIQALLELLALKKIKDMIAAQGGYEVHFTGQEMKPGQGI